The Apodemus sylvaticus chromosome 5, mApoSyl1.1, whole genome shotgun sequence genome has a segment encoding these proteins:
- the Tp53inp2 gene encoding tumor protein p53-inducible nuclear protein 2 isoform X2, translating into MFQRFTSLFFNTPAPPEDSNCPGAFVSEEDEVDGWLIIDLQEGPGLGPARLQSNPLEDLLIEHPSMSVYVTGSTIVLESGPPSPHPEAALPDQDLSDGELAPALREPRALHHAAAPLPARAVLLEKAGQVRRLQRARQRAERHTLSAKVLQRQNRARESRSRRPKHQGSFIYQPCQRQFNY; encoded by the exons ATGTTCCAGCGCTTCACCAGCCTTTTCTTCAACACCCCTGCGCCTCCTGAAGACTCCAATTGTCCAGGGGCCTTTGTCTCTGAGGAGGATGAAGTGGATGGCTGGCTCATCATTGACCTACAGG AGGGGCCCGGCCTTGGGCCTGCCCGCCTCCAGAGCAATCCCCTGGAGGACCTCCTCATTGAGCATCCCAGCATGTCCGTTTATGTCACCGGCAGCACCATAGTGCTGGAGTCTGGGCCACCTTCCCCTCACCCTGAAGCTGCCTTGCCTGATCAGGACCTCAGCGATGG AGAGCTGGCGCCTGCCCTCCGGGAACCCAGGGCCCTGCACCACGCAGCTGCTCCTTTGCCCGCTCGTGCTGTGCTGCTGGAGAAGGCTGGCCAGGTGCGGAGGCTGCAGAGAGCCCGACAGCGGGCTGAGCGTCACACACTGAGTGCTAAAGTGTTGCAACGGCAGAATCGCGCCCGGGAGAGCCGTTCGCGCCGGCCCAAGCACCAGGGCAGCTTCATTTACCAGCCGTGCCAGCGCCAGTTCAATTACTGA
- the Tp53inp2 gene encoding tumor protein p53-inducible nuclear protein 2 isoform X1, with protein MFQRFTSLFFNTPAPPEDSNCPGAFVSEEDEVDGWLIIDLQDSYTAPPDPGASPAPAGRPPPAPSLMDESWFVTPPACFTAEGPGLGPARLQSNPLEDLLIEHPSMSVYVTGSTIVLESGPPSPHPEAALPDQDLSDGELAPALREPRALHHAAAPLPARAVLLEKAGQVRRLQRARQRAERHTLSAKVLQRQNRARESRSRRPKHQGSFIYQPCQRQFNY; from the exons ATGTTCCAGCGCTTCACCAGCCTTTTCTTCAACACCCCTGCGCCTCCTGAAGACTCCAATTGTCCAGGGGCCTTTGTCTCTGAGGAGGATGAAGTGGATGGCTGGCTCATCATTGACCTACAGG ACAGCTATACAGCTCCTCCCGACCCCGGGGCCTCTCCTGCTCCTGCAGGCCGCCCTCCACCCGCGCCCTCCTTGATGGACGAGAGCTGGTTTGTTACCCCTCCCGCCTGTTTTACTGCAGAGGGGCCCGGCCTTGGGCCTGCCCGCCTCCAGAGCAATCCCCTGGAGGACCTCCTCATTGAGCATCCCAGCATGTCCGTTTATGTCACCGGCAGCACCATAGTGCTGGAGTCTGGGCCACCTTCCCCTCACCCTGAAGCTGCCTTGCCTGATCAGGACCTCAGCGATGG AGAGCTGGCGCCTGCCCTCCGGGAACCCAGGGCCCTGCACCACGCAGCTGCTCCTTTGCCCGCTCGTGCTGTGCTGCTGGAGAAGGCTGGCCAGGTGCGGAGGCTGCAGAGAGCCCGACAGCGGGCTGAGCGTCACACACTGAGTGCTAAAGTGTTGCAACGGCAGAATCGCGCCCGGGAGAGCCGTTCGCGCCGGCCCAAGCACCAGGGCAGCTTCATTTACCAGCCGTGCCAGCGCCAGTTCAATTACTGA